One genomic segment of Primulina tabacum isolate GXHZ01 chromosome 9, ASM2559414v2, whole genome shotgun sequence includes these proteins:
- the LOC142555667 gene encoding putative phospholipid hydroperoxide glutathione peroxidase, producing MASQSSAPQSIHDFTVKDSKGDDVNLGIYKGKVLLIVNVASQCGLTNTNYTELTKLYEKYKDQGLEILAFPCNQFGSQEPGTNEQIQEFACTRFKAEYPIFDKIEVNGSNAAPIYKYMKSVKGGLFGDSIKWNFSKFLVDKEGRVVDRYAPTTSPSSIEKDIKKHLEKA from the exons ATGGCCAGCCAATCAAGCGCGCCTCAATCGATCCATGATTTCACCGTGAAG GATAGTAAAGGGGATGATGTTAATTTGGGTATTTACAAGGGAAAGGTGCTGCTGATTGTCAATGTTGCTTCACAGTG TGGCCTAACCAATACGAACTACACTGAGTTAACAAAGTTGTATGAGAAATACAAGGATCAAG GTTTGGAGATACTAGCATTTCCCTGCAATCAGTTTGGCTCGCAGGAGCCTGGCACCAATGAACAAATTCAGGAGTTTGCTTGTACTCGCTTCAAGGCCGAGTATCCCATTTTTGACAAA ATTGAGGTAAATGGCTCCAATGCTGCTCCCATTTACAAGTACATGAAGTCTGTCAAAGGTGGCCTTTTTGGAGATAGTATCAAATGGAATTTCTCCAAATTCCTTGTCGACAAAGAGGGTCGTGTTGTTGATCGTTACGCGCCTACCACATCGCCTTCTAGCATAGAG AAGGATATAAAGAAGCACTTGGAGAAGGCTTAA
- the LOC142555666 gene encoding glutathione S-transferase T1 isoform X1, giving the protein MRLKVYADRMSQPSRAVIIFCKLNGIDFEEVKIDLSKRQQLTPEFREINPMRQVPAIVDGRFKLFESHAIMIYLASVFPGVADHWYPADVFKRAKIHSVLDWHHSNLRLGAVSYVLNSTLAPVFGLPLNPNAAAKAEKLLSASLAKIESVWLKGNGRFLLGSSQPSMADLSLVCEIMQLEVVDKKDHDRILGPHERVLKWIDDTKNAMKPHFDEVHSILFKVKEKLKKKRSDEAKNKIESSKKTSVHSKM; this is encoded by the exons ATGAGACTAAAAGTGTATGCAGACCGAATGTCCCAACCTTCACGAGCGGTGATTATTTTCTGCAA ATTAAACGGTATTGATTTTGAAGAGGTGAAGATAGACCTTTCCAAACGCCAGCAGTTAACTCCTGAATTTAGAG AAATAAATCCCATGAGACAAGTACCTGCAATAGTCGATGGAAGGTTCAAGCTTTTCGAGAG CCACGCAATCATGATATATTTAGCTTCTGTATTTCCTGGAGTTGCTGACCATTG GTATCCTGCTGATGTTTTCAAAAGAGCCAAAATTCATTCGGTGTTGGATTGGCATCACTCAAATCTGCGTCTTGGTGCAG TTAGCTATGTGCTCAATTCCACGCTTGCACCTGTGTTTGGGCTGCCTTTGAACCCAAATGCAGCAGCAAAAGCAGAGAAACTTCTTTCAGCCTCTCTAGCTAAGATCGAGTCTGTTTGGCTCAAGGGAAATGGACGCTTTCTTCTTGGAAGTTCCCAACCTTCCATGGCAGATCTTAGTTTGGTGTGTGAGATCATGCAGCTTGAG GTTGTAGACAAGAAAGATCATGACCGAATATTAGGCCCCCATGAAAGAGTGTTGAAATGGATTGATGACACGAAGAATGCAATGAAACCTCACTTTGATGAAGTACATTCAATCCTTTTCAAAGTAAAAGAGAAGCTGAAGAAAAAGCGGTCTGATGAAGCAAAAAACAAGATCGAGTCTTCCAAGAAAACATCGGTACATTCAAAGATGTAG
- the LOC142555666 gene encoding glutathione S-transferase T1 isoform X2 gives MQTECPNLHERLNGIDFEEVKIDLSKRQQLTPEFREINPMRQVPAIVDGRFKLFESHAIMIYLASVFPGVADHWYPADVFKRAKIHSVLDWHHSNLRLGAVSYVLNSTLAPVFGLPLNPNAAAKAEKLLSASLAKIESVWLKGNGRFLLGSSQPSMADLSLVCEIMQLEVVDKKDHDRILGPHERVLKWIDDTKNAMKPHFDEVHSILFKVKEKLKKKRSDEAKNKIESSKKTSVHSKM, from the exons ATGCAGACCGAATGTCCCAACCTTCACGAGCG ATTAAACGGTATTGATTTTGAAGAGGTGAAGATAGACCTTTCCAAACGCCAGCAGTTAACTCCTGAATTTAGAG AAATAAATCCCATGAGACAAGTACCTGCAATAGTCGATGGAAGGTTCAAGCTTTTCGAGAG CCACGCAATCATGATATATTTAGCTTCTGTATTTCCTGGAGTTGCTGACCATTG GTATCCTGCTGATGTTTTCAAAAGAGCCAAAATTCATTCGGTGTTGGATTGGCATCACTCAAATCTGCGTCTTGGTGCAG TTAGCTATGTGCTCAATTCCACGCTTGCACCTGTGTTTGGGCTGCCTTTGAACCCAAATGCAGCAGCAAAAGCAGAGAAACTTCTTTCAGCCTCTCTAGCTAAGATCGAGTCTGTTTGGCTCAAGGGAAATGGACGCTTTCTTCTTGGAAGTTCCCAACCTTCCATGGCAGATCTTAGTTTGGTGTGTGAGATCATGCAGCTTGAG GTTGTAGACAAGAAAGATCATGACCGAATATTAGGCCCCCATGAAAGAGTGTTGAAATGGATTGATGACACGAAGAATGCAATGAAACCTCACTTTGATGAAGTACATTCAATCCTTTTCAAAGTAAAAGAGAAGCTGAAGAAAAAGCGGTCTGATGAAGCAAAAAACAAGATCGAGTCTTCCAAGAAAACATCGGTACATTCAAAGATGTAG